One Cololabis saira isolate AMF1-May2022 chromosome 12, fColSai1.1, whole genome shotgun sequence DNA window includes the following coding sequences:
- the LOC133456228 gene encoding uncharacterized protein LOC133456228 encodes MATSAPTSDSTIKAAHLYINGLKSKIGQLRKVVRKHKIQVLAISGTRLDKNVKDEEVKLKGFKLFRKDRDRNGGGVALYIQDHNKIMNTPEKAPDCEMIWVTVSPNPCATLLVGCCYNPDLNEESVNKILKQFQNLEKKGKDVLLMGNFTIDWLSESKLKTKIEQETTECGLNQLVEDPTRVTEHEATCIDHIYTNIPDQCSDVTFTEAAFSDHLLLTVNVTTSIRIKAAHLNINDLKSNIAEIRDVVKKHPFQVLAISQTYLDNKVKDKEVKLEGFKLFRRDRDSTGGGVALYIQGNIRTRKHPKEEPDCEMIWVTVSPHDSRPLLVGCCYNQDKKKNSLERILERIRKLKITTNYKEVLLMGNFNIDWLFESDLKKKIEEVTTECGLSQLVTQPTRRTGDEATCIDHIYSDIPDRCSAVSHTEVEFSDHLLLTVTVTTICS; translated from the coding sequence ATGGCCACTTCAGCTCCCACATCTGACTCCACAATAAAAGCAGCTCATCTGTACATCAACGGGCTGAAAAGCAAGATAGGTCAACTTAGAAAGGTTGTAAGAAAACATAAGATCCAGGTGCTGGCGATATCTGGAACACGTCTGGACAAAAATGTCAAAGATGAGGAAGTGAAGCTTAAGGGTTTCAAGTTGTTTAGGAAGGACAGAGATCGTAATGGAGGAGGTGTAGCTCTGTACATCCAAGACCATAATAAGATAATGAATACCCCTGAAAAAGCCCCTGATTGTGAGATGATTTGGGTTACGGTTTCTCCAAATCCCTGCGCAACCCTGTTAGTGGGCTGTTGTTACAACCCAGACTTAAATGAAGAGTCTGTGAATAAAATCCTTAAACAATTCCaaaacctggaaaaaaaaggaaaagatgtTCTGTTGATGGGAAACTTCACCATCGATTGGCTGTCTGAGTCCAAGCTGAAGACGAAGATCGAACAGGAAACTACTGAATGTGGTTTGAATCAACTGGTTGAAGATCCCACCAGGGTGACGGAACATGAAGCAACATGCATTGATCACATCTACACCAACATCCCTGATCAGTGCTCTGACGTGACCTTCACGGAGGCGGCTTTCAGCGACCATCTTCTACTGACCGTGAACGTAACGACATCCATCCGCATAAAAGCAGCTCATCTGAACATCAACGATCTGAAAAGCAACATCGCTGAAATTAGAGATGTTGTAAAAAAACATCCGTTCCAGGTGCTGGCGATATCTCAAACATATCTGGATAATAAAGTCAAAGATAAGGAAGTGAAGCTGGAGGGTTTCAAGTTGTTTAGGAGGGACAGAGATAGTACTGGAGGAGGTGTAGCTCTGTACATCCAAGGAAACATTCGAACAAGGAAACACCCTAAAGAAGAACCTGATTGTGAGATGATTTGGGTTACAGTTTCTCCACATGACAGCAGACCCCTCTTAGTGGGCTGTTGTTACaaccaagataaaaaaaaaaattctctggAAAGAATCCTTGAGCGAATCAGAAAgctaaaaataacaacaaattaCAAAGAGGTTCTGTTGATGGGGAACTTCAACATCGACTGGCTGTTTGAATCTGACCTGAAGAAGAAGATTGAAGAAGTAACTACTGAATGTGGTCTGAGTCAACTGGTTACCCAGCCCACCAGGAGGACCGGAGATGAAGCAACATGCATTGATCACATCTACAGCGACATCCCAGATCGGTGCTCTGCAGTTTCCCACACGGAGGTGGAATTCAGCGACCATCTTCTACTGACTGTGACCGTGACGACAATCTGCAGCTGA